The Chaetodon auriga isolate fChaAug3 chromosome 3, fChaAug3.hap1, whole genome shotgun sequence genome has a window encoding:
- the ndnf gene encoding protein NDNF, which produces MRQCKGWSAVLLVLLGLGALAQKLPTRDEGLFQMQIRDKSLFHDSSVIPDGAEISGYLFRDTPRRYYFVVEEDNTPLSVTVTPCDAPLEWKLTLQELPEEASGEGSGEPEPLDQQKQQVTVDEGTELFTYKGNDVESYVATSTPSGLYQLELLSTEKDSNFKVYATTTPESDQPYPELPYDPRVDVTALGRTTVTLAWKPTPTGSLMGQPVQYCVVINKEHNFKSMCAAEAKMSVDDAFMLAPKPGRDFSPFDFAHFGFVPSDIGFGKDRGLTSNKISRAYTAKPKASDIQKVCIGNKNIFTVSDLKPDTQYYFDVFAVNSATNTSTAYVGTFARTKEEARQKTVELKDGKVSDVFIKRKGSKFLRFAPVSSHQRVTLFVHTCLDAVQVQVRRDGKLLLSQNVEGVRQFQLRGKPKAKYLIRLRGSRKGASTLKVLATTRPSSKQPFPSLPEDTRIKAFDKLRTCSSVTVAWLGTQDRNKYCIYRKEVADNYGEEQRRREQNQCAGPETRRKSEKVLCKYFHSPNLQKAVTTETITGLEPGKTYLLDVYVVGHSGHSVKYQSKLVKTRKYC; this is translated from the exons ATGAGGCAGTGTAAAGGTTGGAGTGCGGTTCTGCTGGTGCTTTTGGGGCTGGGAGCTTTGGCCCAGAAGCTGCCCACGAGAGACGAAGGACTCTTCCAGATGCAGATCAGGGACAAGTCGCTGTTCCACGACTCCTCTGTCATCCCGGATGGAGCCGAGATCAGTGGCTATCTGTTCAGGGACACACCCAGAAG GTACTACTTTGTGGTGGAGGAAGACAACACACCCttgtctgtgactgtgacacCTTGTGATGCTCCTCTGGAGTGGAAACTAACGCTGCAGGAGCTGCCAGAAGAGGCCAGTGGAGAGGGATCAG gaGAGCCTGAACCTCTGGaccagcagaaacagcaggtgACCGTGGACGAGGGGACGGAGCTCTTTACCTACAAGGGTAACGACGTGGAGTCCTACGTGGCCACCAGCACGCCCTCTGGCCTCTaccagctggagctgctgtccacagagaaagacagcaacTTCAAGGTGTACGCCACCACGACTCCAGAGTCTGACCAGCCCTATCCAGAGCTGCCCTACGACCCTCGTGTGGACGTGACCGCGCTGGGCCGGACCACTGTCACTCTGGCCTGGAAGCCGACACCAACGGGCTCTCTGATGGGCCAGCCCGTCCAGTACTGTGTCGTGATCAACAAAGAGCACAATTTCAAGAGCATGTGTGCAGCTGAAGCTAAGATGAGCGTCGATGATGCCTTCATGCTGGCGCCCAAGCCTGGCAGAGACTTCAGCCCGTTTGACTTTGCCCACTTTGGCTTTGTTCCCTCTGACATTGGTTTCGGAAAGGACAGAGGCCTCACAAGCAACAAGATCTCACGGGCGTACACGGCCAAGCCCAAAGCGTCAGACATTCAGAAGGTGTGCATTggcaataaaaacattttcactgtgtcaGACCTGAAGCCGGACACACAGTACTACTTTGACGTGTTTGCTGTGAATTCAGCGACCAACACCAGCACTGCATACGTGGGAACATTCGCTCGCACTAAAGAGGAGGCTCGTCAGAAGACAGTGGAGCTCAAGGACGGCAAAGTATCGGACGTTTTCATCAAGAGAAAGGGCAGCAAGTTTCTGCGCTTTGCCCCCGTGTCCTCCCATCAGAGGGTCACTCTGTTTGTCCACACATGTCTGGATGCcgtgcaggtgcaggtgaggCGCGATGGCAAGTTGCTGCTCTCCCAGAACGTGGAGGGGGTACGGCAGTTCCAGCTGCGGGGAAAGCCAAAGGCCAAGTACCTCATCCGTTTGCGGGGCAGCAGAAAAGGGGCCTCCACTTTGAAGGTGCTAGCCACCACACGACCCAGCAGCAAGCAGCCCTTCCCTTCGCTTCCGGAGGACACGCGCATCAAGGCCTTCGACAAGCTGCGCACCTGCTCCTCCGTCACTGTGGCCTGGCTGGGCACGCAGGACCGCAACAAATACTGCATTTACCGCAAGGAGGTGGCTGACAATTACGGCGAGGAGCAGCGACGCCGGGAACAAAACCAGTGTGCCGGGCCAGAGACCCGCAGGAAGTCAGAAAAGGTCCTGTGCAAGTATTTCCACAGCCCGAACCTGCAGAAAGCTGTGACTACAGAGACCATCACAGGTCTGGAGCCTGGCAAGACCTACCTGCTGGACGTTTACGTGGTGGGACACAGTGGTCACTCAGTGAAATACCAGAGCAAACTGGTGAAAACAAGGAAATACTGCTAA